The DNA segment TCATGAGGCCACACCACTGAACGCAATCATTGCAGCATTCTGTGAAGCCTACATATTGCCTTTCGGTGTCGGAAGCCAGCGAGCCATGCTGGAAGATCCCTCCCTTTTAAAATCATTCTCCATTGTCCGTGAGGAAGCGCCATCGGCCTTCATAGCCTCAAATATCGGCGGCACACAGTTAATAGGCGGTCTGGAAAAGGAAAAAGTCTCTGCTCTTGTCGATACCATACGTGCTGATGCCATTATTGTACATTTGAATCCGCTTCAGGAGCTCAGACAGAAAAACGGTGACCGCAACTTCAGCGGTGTCCGGGAAGGTATCAGGAAACTTGTGAGCGAAGTGGAGATCCCGGTTATAGTGAAAGAAACAGGGGCCGGGCTTTCCCAGAATGTCATCGAACAGCTGATTGACTGCGGAGTGGCTGCCGTCGATATTGCCGGGGCGGGCGGTACAAGCTGGGGCCGGGTTGAAAATATCCGGAATGCATCTTCAGAAGATCATTTTACAGATGATTGGGGCATTCCAACATCAGAATGTCTGCTGGCTGCCCGTGACCTTGCAGGCGGGAAATGCGAAATCATTGCCTCCGGTGGTATCCGCCACAGCTCTGAAATCGCAAAAAGTCTTTGTATGGGCGCTGTTATGGCAGCTACGGCACAGCCGGTTATCCGGGCCGTGAAGCAGGAGGGGTATGAGGGGCTGGAAAAGCTGTACAAACAGTGGGAAGCCGATTTCAAAACCATTATGTGCTTGCTGGGCTGCGAAAGGCCAACCGAGCTTGACATGATACATTTGCGCCGGGTTTCCTTGCGGTGATGC comes from the Natronogracilivirga saccharolytica genome and includes:
- the fni gene encoding type 2 isopentenyl-diphosphate Delta-isomerase → MPEIEQRKKDHLDITTSGQAGYAKTSGFERFDFIHNALPEVDYDEISCETRFLNRWFSFPLFISSMTGGHHEATPLNAIIAAFCEAYILPFGVGSQRAMLEDPSLLKSFSIVREEAPSAFIASNIGGTQLIGGLEKEKVSALVDTIRADAIIVHLNPLQELRQKNGDRNFSGVREGIRKLVSEVEIPVIVKETGAGLSQNVIEQLIDCGVAAVDIAGAGGTSWGRVENIRNASSEDHFTDDWGIPTSECLLAARDLAGGKCEIIASGGIRHSSEIAKSLCMGAVMAATAQPVIRAVKQEGYEGLEKLYKQWEADFKTIMCLLGCERPTELDMIHLRRVSLR